One part of the Humulus lupulus chromosome 9, drHumLupu1.1, whole genome shotgun sequence genome encodes these proteins:
- the LOC133800621 gene encoding protein NRT1/ PTR FAMILY 5.5-like, whose translation MGSPVRIDVLGWSDTLADYGLFLVMAYLTKWWEFNFRHAAAIVNVFWGFTAILPIPIRFFRNCKSIPDRWMVFIPNLAYSLGLGLLLFSSLEKKHKDIKVREKQMTSFYASLPLIAVAKSGYVISLQKLIDDEIHGVVDIVKHKSMRIGVTFLINILGLTISYLMKQWSTRFEIPALCMAVATLIFLTGFRSYGRESTGLFTKLCNIVLKLLIKIVNLMNAVLDFCKNIAFCPLRLLCCCFFKKTQESEQNNDTISRIDATKFIISLFPICLLGLISSLGNTYFLEQAYSMNQKIGFFKVPYVLLLSMYKLGNYLLPKLYFETVDSCVPSCCTSLKKALNRIGMVLSLLCALLCCVIAGGVESKRIEMTKGESPVEMHMLYLVPQFFLLGGLYGLAFESIERFFKDHQTPQSLEPYMVDSTVGVFGLGNIGSVLLVYLVSKYTAKNGTSWFDKTINTSRLDKYYWLLSVWITINIVWYLLVSILCRPKEKSATPPRSSNEKEKEDLCHSLAKLARKCCIFLKCLPEKVPDCCCFSCCCCCCSNSGDPRKNNYRAEQLAT comes from the exons ATGGGATCTCCTGTGAGAATAGATG TGCTAGGATGGTCGGACACATTAGCAGACTATGGGTTATTTCTGGTGATGGCATACTTGACCAAGTGGTGGGAGTTCAACTTCAGGCATGCAGCTGCCATTGTCAATGTCTTTTGGGGCTTCACTGCCATACTCCCCATTCCAATCAGATTTTTCAGAAATTGTAAATCGATTCCTGACCGTTGGATGGTTTTCATTCCCAACTTAGCCTACAGTCTT GGATTAGGGCTTTTGTTATTCTCATCCCTAGaaaagaaacataaagacataaaagTTAGAGAAAAGCAAATGACATCGTTCTATGCCTCATTACCTCTCATAGCAGTGGCTAAATCTGGTTATGTAATTTCATTACAAAAGCTCATCGATGATGAAATACATGGTGTTGTTGATATAGTCAAGCACAAGTCCATGCGTATTGGAGTTACATTCCTTATAAATATACTTGGATTGACAATATCTTACTTAATGAAGCAATGGTCAACAAGATTTGAAATCCCAGCATTGTGTATGGCAGTGGCAACCCTAATTTTCTTGACTGGCTTTCGTTCATATGGCCGAGAAAGTACAGGTCTCTTCACCAAACTCTGCAACATAGTCCTCAAGCTCCTCATTAAAATTGTTAATCTCATGAATGCCGTGCTTGACTTTTGCAAAAATATTGCGTTCTGCCCCTTAAG ATTATTGTGTTGCTGCTTTTTTAAGAAAACCCAAGAATCGGAGCAGAACAATGACACAATTTCGAGGATAGATGCAACCAAATTCATCATTTCATTATTTCCAATATGCTTGTTAGGGTTGATATCTTCCTTGGGAAATACTTATTTCCTTGAGCAAGCATACTCAATGAATCAAAAAATAGGATTTTTCAAGGTACCTTATGTCTTACTCCTAAGTATGTACAAACTCGGTAACTATTTGTTACCAAAATTATATTTTGAGACTGTAGATTCCTGTGTTCCTTCTTGTTGCACAAGCTTAAAAAAGGCGCTCAACCGCATTGGAATGGTGTTATCGTTGTTGTGCGCCTTACTATGTTGTGTAATTGCTGGTGGAGTTGAGAGTAAGAGAATTGAGATGACTAAAGGAGAATCACCGGTTGAGATGCATATGCTCTACCTTGTTCCACAATTTTTTCTTCTTGGAGGGTTGTATGGGTTGGCATTTGAAAGCATTGAGAGGTTCTTTAAGGATCACCAAACCCCACAGAGCCTGGAGCCATACATGGTTGATTCAACAGTTGGTGTATTTGGTTTAGGGAACATTGGTAGTGTCTTGTTAGTTTATTTAGTATCAAAGTATACTGCAAAAAACGGCACAAGTTGGTTTGACAAAACTATAAACACTAGTCGTTTGGATAAATATTATTGGCTTCTAAGTGTGTGGATAACTATCAATATAGTTTGGTACTTGCTTGTGTCAATTCTATGTCGTCCTAAAGAGAAGTCAGCAACACCACCAAGGTCatcaaatgaaaaagaaaaagaagatttGTGTCACTCTTTGGCAAAGTTGGCCAGGAAATGTTGTATTTTTCTCAAATGTTTGCCAGAAAAAGTTCCCGATTGCTGTTGTTTCTCATGTTGCTGCTGTTGCTGTTCAAACTCTGGTGATCCAAGGAAAAATAATTATAGGGCAGAACAACTAGCAACATAG